From Ptychodera flava strain L36383 chromosome 2, AS_Pfla_20210202, whole genome shotgun sequence, the proteins below share one genomic window:
- the LOC139121064 gene encoding uncharacterized protein, whose product MADKIAGLFETREIIVDADNQEDLAKSNAPKTQGNSLEKPKQQSDKPKSLSGEGEHNKESELSSRKCVLILNDEWGTAKGGISTVIQDMAKEAKEADFDVHVTTVAEPSKDDKNDTEQKGVNDIQVPEKTFAKDKSSTTDLPKSDKAVQDSAQLKNLEVIIGHMQVSSYAAIETEKSEKRVLQFTHAIPAQTDVYKENTNEELKEKEQYIINMAENSEVVFSIGPRIYNYFVDKFNENVVHKQYIPYPHQDFFKLKIKAPYPKHPLQILTFGRFYTGVKKNKEYDIVAKALRGIGEHYVHRRLKLTDTEMPVQGNDRKKQVQGKDTKKQVQRKDTEKKVQDNDTEKKVQGKDTEKQVQGKDTEKQVQRKDTEKKVEGKDTEKQVQGKDTEKQVEGKDTEKEVQGKDTEKQVEGNDTEKQVQRTDTEKQVQDHDTEKQVEGKDTEKQVQGKDTEKQVQRKDTEKQVQDNDTEKQVQGKDTEKQVQRKDTEKKVQSKGTEKKVQGKDTAKQVQSKDKVKKVWKHAGGQDYLSKYSQTKFDRYISNPWASRTRIIEHMKESDLFIMPSRNEPFGMAGMEAIAAGLPVLITKQSGLAEFIEKHFDTKDTEAIIVDITKKESWDSNVDFWRKHILEAIVHIQQRFKVAARMKEQLKSLTAISQTHEEFKDILKGN is encoded by the exons ACAAACCGAAGAGTTTATCTGGTGAAGGTGAACACAACAAAGAATCGGAACTAAG TTCAAGGAAATGTGTCCTTATCTTAAATGATGAATGGGGAACAGCAAAAGGCGGCATTTCTACAGTCATTCAAGATATGGCAAAGGAAGCAAAGGAGGCTGATTTTGATGTCCATGTCACAACTGTGGCTGAACCAtccaaagatgacaaaaatgatACTGAGCAGAAAGGGGTCAATGATATCCAAGTTCCAGAAAAAACATTCGCGAAAGATAAAAGCTCCACCACTGATTTACCCAAGTCTGACAAAGCTGTTCAAGACTCTGCACAGTTAAAAAATTTAGAGGTGATAATTGGCCATATGCAGGTATCGTCATATGCCGCTATCGAAACAGAAAAAAGTGAGAAAAGAGTATTGCAATTCACTCACGCTATTCCCGCACAAACCGACGTTTACAAAGAGAACACTAATGAAGAGTTAAAAGAGAAAGAGCAATACATCATAAACATGGCAGAAAATTCAGAGGTCGTCTTCTCTATTGGCCCCCGCATATACAACTACTTTGTcgacaaatttaatgaaaatgtcGTACACAAGCAGTATATACCATATCCTCACCAGGATTTCTTTAAATTAAAGATAAAGGCACCATATCCGAAGCACCCACTGCAAATCCTGACTTTTGGTAGATTTTATACaggagtaaaaaaaaataaagaatatgATATCGTTGCCAAAGCCTTAAGGGGAATCGGTGAGCATTACGTTCATAGACGTTTGAAGTTGACAGACACAGAAATGCCAGTGCAGGGGAATGACAGAAAAAAGCAAGTGCAGGGAAAAGACACAAAAAAGCAAGTGCAGAGGAAAGACACAGAAAAGAAAGTGCAGgacaatgacacagaaaagaAAGTGCAGGGCAAAGACACAGAAAAGCAAGTGCAGGGAAAAGACACAGAAAAGCAAGTGCAGAGGAAAGACACAGAAAAGAAAGTGGAGGGCAAAGACACAGAAAAGCAAGTGCAGGGAAAAGACACAGAAAAGCAAGTGGAGGGCAAAGACACAGAAAAGGAAGTGCAGGGCAAAGACACAGAAAAGCAAGTGGAGGGCAATGACACAGAAAAGCAAGTGCAGAGGACAGACACAGAAAAGCAAGTGCAGGACCATGACACAGAAAAGCAAGTGGAGGGCAAAGACACAGAAAAGCAAGTGCAGGGCAAAGACACAGAAAAGCAAGTGCAGAGGAAAGACACAGAAAAGCAAGTGCAGgacaatgacacagaaaagcAAGTGCAGGGCAAAGACACAGAAAAGCAAGTGCAGAGGAAAGACACAGAAAAGAAAGTGCAGAGCAAAGGCACGGAAAAGAAAGTGCAGGGCAAAGACACAGCAAAGCAAGTGCAGAGCAAAGACAAAGTAAAAAAGGTGTGGAAACACGCTGGGGGCCAAGATTATTTATCGAAGTACTCACAGACAAAGTTTGACAGGTATATCTCGAATCCGTGGGCTTCACGGACGCGTATCATTGAACATATGAAAGAAAGTGATCTATTCATCATGCCGTCTAGGAATGAACCCTTCGGCATGGCTGGTATGGAAGCCATTGCCGCTGGACTTCCAGTCCTCATCACCAAACAATCAGGTCTGGCAGAATTCATCGAAAAGCACTTCGACACTAAGGACACCGAGGCCATAATTGTAGACATAACGAAAAAGGAAAGTTGGGACAGCAATGTAGATTTTTGGCGAAAGCATATCTTGGAAGCGATTGTACATATACAGCAAAGATTTAAGGTTGCTGCGAGAATGAAGGAGCAACTGAAATCTTTAACTGCTATCAGCCAGACTCATGAAGAATTTAAGGACATTCTCAAGGGAAACTGA